The genomic window gacccaggtaccagctgtaggaccctggggcaagtcactgaacttttctcagtcttcatttccTCACTAGTAAAATGGAAATCACAATAGCACTTCCTTTACTGATAGATTGTTgtaagagtcaaatgagataatgtatgtaaagtgctttttaaatcttAAGGAGCTATGTAAATGATAACTTAGAAAAATTAAGACCTTTGATAGCATCTTAGTATATGACCTATGAGGTCATTTATTTCAACCCCATACACCTTGCAGGAAGTGGTTATAACTTCTGACAAGTAATTATATAACCTCTAGTGATGAGGAATTTAGTATCTAAAAAGTCAGTGAATCTCCTTTTTTGAAAACTCTGATTTTAACTTGACTTGGGCTACCTCCCTGCAGTTTCCATCTGCTAGTTCTTGTTTTATCCTCTAGGACCATGTAGAGCAAGTCTATTCCTTCTATCAGATCATAATTATCAGATCAAAACATTGGTTTTCTAGACTATAAACTCTCTCGTGAACTCCAGTTCTATTTCATACGATGGATTTCTTCCTAGGTCCCCACTGCTTCTACTGTAGCCTCCTTTGTTGGTTAAAAGTAAGGTCATTGTGCCAGAAGCGTCAGTTTACCTTTTTCGTTCTTCACCTTTGAGACATGAAATTATCAGGTGGAGCTATGAAAGGGAGGGGCATAACTGATTGTAGTTTAGAATTGGTCCAGAAAAGTCACCACGTggtccataccttttgactcagtgaTCTCAAAGAGTCACAGAAGCAAAAGTGCAGTCAGTATACACCAAAATTATTTGTGAAACAAACGTGCTCAtgaatggggaatgactgaaggaaGAAGCCCTGTGATATGtacatgtaatggaatactgttacgtagagagaaagaaaaaaatcacagaaacagGGGAaggtttgtatgaactgattcggAATGAAATAAGACCAAAAGAACAGTACAGAGTGGCTAAAACATTGTAAATGAAAGCTCACTCTGTCTGAAAACTACAGTTGTAAAAAGGCAGTGGAGTAACAGTACCTTCTTTGGGGAGAAAACATTTTTCCCTGCCTTCCTTGCATCAGGGGGGACCCCATTACGGAACATTGCCTATGCAATCTGACTCACTGGATATGTGTGTGTTAATttgaactacttttttttttctttctttatagggGTGACTCACTGTGAGGAGGAGGGCggtattcagaaatgaaagtgatgtgaaagcaaaatatcaatgaaattaaaaagataaagCCATAAAGGGCCTAGAGAATCAGTAATGAAACAAACTTCCTTCCTCATTGTTTAATCAAGGGACTacgaatataataataatgataatgagtaGCTAATACTCATAtagcacttgctgtgtgccaagtattgtgtgaagtgctttgcaagcttGGCAGGTGCTTGCAaggttattattcctattttacagttgagaaaactgagacagaggtcaagtgacatgGCCACATAGCTGGTCTGAGACTATCTTGACTTCAGTCAAGTGATGAATTTTTAGGCCAAAGCAGCTTTCAGTTCCTTgtcctttttttgcttttgaagCGGTACCAGTGGATGCTAGAATCACACATTTTTCAGCTGTAAATTTAACTTGACTATCGATATTCTAAATAATGAGGTTCTTTTCTAATGaccactgttgttcagttgtttttggtcttttccaactctttgtgaccccatttggagttttcttggcagagaaactggagtggtttgccacttccttctccagctcattttacagatgaggaaactgaggcaaaacagggttaagtgaattgcccagggtcacacagctggtaaatatctgactctaggcctggcatcctTAGCTGCCCCAGTAAGTGGACATTAAGTTGGAGGAACTGAATCATATGTCAATCTTGATGTTTTGCTgtaaataataaatcaaaagagagaaaaaagcatgtcctagaagaggcaaagaaaagtttTGACAGGATAGATTTTATCATCCTTATAGACATTCAAAAACTTCAAGAAATATTTCCTAGTATATTTGGTCATTGGGTGttgcaataataataaaaaaattttgcaaagaggctaccatgaaaataattgctttttgtgTACGAACATTGGTTTTTGAATGCAAAAGAGCTAAAGATATTCTATGAAGTCCTTAATTAGACCCTCCAAATTAAGTCAGCATACATGCTGCTGCTTGGTgggtcttttgtttttgttttgattggaaaggtaggaaaaggtgAGAATGgggtgaaataaataaaaaagcctagttcagaaagaaaaaaaaaattctgacttgTATTTTATGACCCTGAAGCTTTGGAACTGTATATTATGAACAGTTTCTGCAGTGATTGGTAGGTGCTGGGCATGGTGAGTACCAAGTAACGGtgcagaaaacaaaatagattGTATTTCAATAGATTGGAAAAGATACATTATTGCTGTAGGAGTCATCCAAGAATCAACTGTACATGTACAGTAACACCGTGATGTGTCAAAGCTGGAATTAGAATTAATAaagcaagaaggaaggagaatgggaAACAGATGGTGTACAGTTGAAACAATTCAGTCCTGAATTAAGTAAAGAattggcagctgaatggaaggTGGTTTACAGAAATAATATTAACACTGattgtaataatttttaaagaagtttaacCAATGCAATTAGTTGCCACAACAAAGAAAATGTGCCAGTGAATAAACAGATATTTATTACACCTGCTACATGCGGGGCTGCTTTACCAACAACTGACTTACAAGGGCGATGGACAGTTATGAGCGGTATGGTCTGGTAAAGAGGTCTGGAGAACACGAGCATGGAGGTAGGTCCCTGACTTGCAGCTTTagcgtttccttatctgtaagttTTTGACTGAAATATTAATGTGCTTattagaaagacagaaatagtatTAAAGAGAgccaagaaaggaaggagagccaTGTGTTGGACCAGGTGTTTATGGAGAAGATCAGCTGGAGCTGATAACAATTGTGAGGGCAGCTGATCATCAGTCGTTCTCAGTCAGTATTCCTATACTCTCTAAAGTGCAGAATCTTGACAAGATTCTGGTCCACACACAAGTCCAGGGGATCCCCAGAAAGGGATTTGTAGCAACAGGTAGGCTCTCACCAAGCAGTATTCAACATGAACCATGGCTTTGCCATTTCACAATAGACTGAAAGATTCAGAGAAGGTCACACTCTGCTTGTTTCGCGATGATGAAACACATTTGATCTTTTTAGAGCAGGATGCTACCATAGaggttgtttttaaaatatgagcCAACAGAAATAATACTTAACTCTACTAAGAAAAGGTAGAACAAGATGTAGTATTGTCAGAAGTGGTGCCATTGTGATGGACGAGTAGAGTCCAAGTTGAAAAGGAAAAGCCAGGAAATCATCATCCTCAAGCCCCAGAACGATGCAGAGCCTCGTGGAGGAGACCTGTcatcactcaaaagagtttggcctTTGCATTCATGAAGGAGAGACCAAGTATATGGACAGTCATTGCTGACATTACAACATGGTAGAGCTTTTCCTGTTACTTTCTATATCTTAACAGACAGTACAGATTGACAGGTTAGACTTAAGAGTTATACCAGaaaaggagagcagattggaTTGTCTCAGAGAAACTGAAAAGCTCCTTTCAGGATCCCAAGCTTACCATGAGAGTCTTACTTTTTGTATAGTGGCAAAACATGAAATACAACAGCCTCCAAAGAATGTTAAAGGATAACACAGGAAGGGTGTGTTCAGCTGCAATATGAGGAACTTGAAAGAAGAACAGGAGTCATTGAGGAATTGtgtgaggagaagagaagatAGATTGTCCAGTGGTAAGGGGGAAGAAGGATGTGTCAACAGCCAGAACTACACTAGTACCTTTGTGATGTCAGGAGAAGCGGAGGAAGCCCTCCAGCATGTTGGGCATATCTCCTGTGTGGAAtgtggtgggagggaggggggaggccTGGACAAGTTGTGATCTGCATCACTGAAGGGAGCTTCCAACAGATCCGTTGGAGTACATCAGACTCACTACTCTGTCTTCCCACTATGAATTTGCAACCTGGAGTATGAAAGCATCACATCCATTCACATATAGTCTTCATATCCTTCACCTCGCTTGCGAGTCTGTAGGACAGCTCAGCATATCGctgcttttctccttccttttatatttcttacTTCAGTGCTTTTCTCTTCTATCAGATCAGTATCTTTCAAACAAGTTGTACCTTTCCATAGCTATGTTCCATTCATGAGTTCTGCCTTTTTaagtctttcttgctttttttccagTGCTTGAGAACTTAAAATAAttcatgtttgcttttttttaatgaaagccTAAAACCCAACCTTTAATTACTGTTGATGCTGACAAACtaatttctatagcactttactTACAACCTCTTAGCAAATGGTGAAATTATTTGCATGTAGCAGATAAGGACATTGAAATCCACAGAAATTCAGTTAATTTACCCTCATAACTGGGACTCTCAAATCCAGGTATTGTGATTCCCACGTTCTTTACACCGTGTCATGAGGTTGTTGTTAGTCGGCAGcctgagggagggaaagaatgttACTTCAGGAGAGTAATTCTTTTTGGATTGTCATGTATCCTCTCTCTGGTCTCTGGAGTTTGGTTCATTTAGTAGAGAAAAAGGGTGCGCGTCTAGAGGCAGTAAAAACCTGCTTTGTTGTACTCCCACTGCCTTTGTCAGGGGTGGGGCGTATTTCAAAACTTTCTAACCAAGTTGCTCTAACCGGCGAGGCACTGCAGTTAATGAGCAAATTGGGAAGAAGTATGTAGATGTTAAAGATGTTTTCAGTGGATTACATGCAAGATTTCATTTGTAATTCTTTTCCTCAGAAAAGTCAGGGTGCTTTCACTTGTATTGTCTCATTAGTTTCTCCTCATCTTCCTGAAATCAAGGTGCTTTTAGCATTTTGTGTATGGAGCAGTTGTTAGCAGAGAAAACTTGGAGAATTTGGCCAGTCTCACAGTGAACTTAGATAACCTAGAAGAGCAGTAGTGATAACATCCTACTTTTGTTTAGCATGGCACAGTCTGCAAAGCTTCTTGGGTATCCTAAGAATTAAATAATCACTCTGtagtttttcatttccattttctcttctctgtgtgtTAGTGACAGCATACCTGCTGCCTTCCTAATTCATAGCTTTGTGAATCACATGATTTTCCTTGAGATAACAATTACTTGAAAGGTCATATTAGAAAATTATAAAAGGGCCTTCTTATCTGCCAAGGGACTCCCTACCctcatttccctccttcttccactATGAAGGTGGCCATTGAGGGGAAGCTGGTTTGTATGATTGGGAAAAGCAGCCATTACTTTAGGTGACGCAGATTGAGGAAGAAACCTGAAGCTGAGTTTCTCTTGAAAATGGCGAATCGTTTTTCCATCCCAAGATGCTGCTGGTCCTTGGTAAGAGGGTTGGAAAGCTAGTGATTTTTAAATAGGGCTTACAGTTCTGTTTTTTAGTCCAACGGAATATTTTTCCTCTGAATTACAATTGAGATGATTGAATAGGCCCAGGAGTGAGTCACACATGATAAACATAAAGCTggcctttttatttcttaaacaTGAGAGCCAGAGTTAATAGGTGTAGGGGGCATGTATCATTTATTTAAGGTCCTTTAATAATTAGTGTTTTAGCTTAGAGGATGTCTAGGAGAACTTATAAGGGACATGAGGAGCAGCATAGCCTGATAACTTTTTTATTAGGTACTATAGACACTAAAATTTCAGGGAGATTTGAAACATGTGTCTGTTTTTCCTTGTTCTAACTtcgttttaaaaaattttttgtctctcctcccattctccccccccacccctttttttcACAGGAAGGATTAAGGCAAGCAGACTTGAAACATTGGCTTTCAGCTAGCCAGGGTCTTCCACCGTACTCTTCTCTCGTGGCCCATGTGCTACTCCCTTTGCCCTCATTGTGCGACTGGCCCCCAACGCAATGTGTGTTTGTCAAACCATGGAAGTGGGGAAGTATGGCAAGAATGCAAGTCGAGCTGGAAACCGGGGAGTCCTCCTGGAGCCCTTCATCCACCAGGTGGGCGGTCACAGCAGCATGATGCGCTACGACGACCACACTGTGTGCAAGCCCCTCATTTCCCGGGAGCAACGTTTCTATGAGTCTCTCCCCCCCGAAATGAAGGAGTTCACCCCTGAATACAAAGGTAAGCCCCAGCTGCTCACTGTACTCTGTTAGACCAAACTATCCATTAGTGGGCAAGAGCTTTCTGGTAGATTTCCATAATTATCTTTAGATGATATTTCTAGTTCCTTTCATTAGCTAATAAAGGGTTGTAATTGTATTTTCCTGTTTCTAGAATCAACAGTTGTGGTTTTCATTCCAGAACAGCTCAATCACTTTTTCCTAAATGTTCTAAATGAGGCTCTCATGGAAAGAAATGTCCATTAGTGGTGTGGGTTTTAGCAGGGCCCTCAGAAGTTCTCAGGTCTTTTTCTCCCAAAATAAGTTCCAATTGGCATCTAGTCTCACcttcttattttagaaatgaaaacactgaagcccagagaggttatgtgacttgtgtGAGGTCCCACAGGTGGTGAGCCCTCTGACCCCTGCCTAGGTTCTAGGAGTCCTAATCTGGTGCTCTATACTGTGTAGTGTATACTGCATTGAGGCTTTATGGTTTGATCAGGTTTCTCTGGTGTGTAGCAGTGTCCACTAGTGCTTTGTATTTGTGGACTTAATGCAGAAGAGGTGGTACCTCTCCtgggttgttttggttttttgaagaatattttagagctttttttcattCAAGTGTAGGAGATAGCTGATGAGGGAGGAAAGACATTGTCAACCTTTGGTCTGACCATACTAAAGAACCCTACAGAAGTTCAGAGGGTTCTAGAGGAGGATCGGGGAGAAGCAAAGCCCCGTTCTGTCGCAGCTGTTTATGACAAGTCTCTTAATTGGCGAAGAGGATCAGATCTCAGGGAGTGATGGAGTAAAGGGCAGGTCTTGTCCACAGAAAGTTCTTTAAAAGGGATGAGGATTCATTGGAATCCCTtcatggaaagggaaagaagaggaacttGTTGTCCCGATTGGCATGAGCTGTTGGCTCCTCTCGTAGCCACACTGACTATTAAATCTTTGTATTCCAGGTTCACAGATTGTGTGCATTTGAGGAAAGCTGTGTGATAGAGGGACAAGAAGACTGGATCTAAATGTGGGGTTCGAGGGCCCCCATTGGCCACTTAAGAGCTTCAGCTCTCtgaaatctataaaatgagagggttggcctGGATGTCTTCTGAGGTCTTCTGTAGCTTTTGATCTAGGATTTGGTGATTTTGATAGCCATTTTTGtaccatttaatttttatttacattttatgggATGAGCCTTGTTTGACTTGAGAGAAGGGGAAGTGAAATTGTAGGTTTCCTTCCCAAGATGTCACAAGTTGGGTGTTTTATCTTTACCTGTGACATTAGAACTCCTTGTGGGATGAGCTcaatgaggaaggagggagttGGGGCAGAGTTTGAGATGCCAAAGTTTCTTCTTAGGGATGGACTACGAAGCCCTAGCCCATCTCTTCCTGGCTttgatgactgactgacttaGACCTGCCTTCTGTCTGTCAGGAGCCAGCTTTTCTGGTCAGTCTGTGCTGAAAAGAAGACGGTCTCCCCTGGCATCAGTCAGAATGAGGCAGATTTCTCTGTGCCACCTCAGTCTGCGCAAAGATGTTTAGAACACAGTGGAGCTGTGACTTGCTGCATTGTGGTGGGATGCAGGGGTGTTAAACCCTCCAGGGCTGCTTTTACAAAGCGCCTGGTACTGCTGCTCTGATTGTCAGCAGCTTGGTCAGTAGAGGCAGAgctttccttctggttctgcctCCCCATGAGCTACATGTGTGGTGTATGCACTGATATAGCTGAAAAGAAGAGCCGATGATGTGCCGACATTTGCAGAGCATTTTATGTTCCATACCTCGAGTGACCCTTCAAGCAGCCTATGAGGCAGGTACACACTGTCCcccactttacacatgaggagcCTGAGGCTTCCAGAAGTTAAGAGGATTTAAGTGTCGGGGGTCAGATTTGACCCCAGCTGTATCCTGACTCCATACGCTCTCCTTTACCTCCCACTGTTCTAACTTAAGAGATCTGGTCAGATTGGTTGTAGTACTTCACTTCTGCCTCCCTTCCAACTGCAAGAGTTGAGGGTGGGGACCAAGCAGGGGGAACAGTGCTAGACAGTAGAAAGTGTATAAAACTGGGGCTCCCAGATTCTGTCTCTGCCACTGACCGTGCCCCTGGACTCTCCTGGGCCTCGGctttcctgtctgtaaaatgagccagttTAGATGATGCTCAGGGTCTTTTCCATCTCTTAAGTTGATGACTCTGTGCTGCTTCAGTTCTCTTGGATGTCCTACAGCTCAGATTAGCTGAAGTGTTTCAGGCAAGCTCTGGGAAGCTAGACAGGAGCACTCCAGCAACTTCCCAGTGGCAGCGCTGTGCTGTCCTTCCTAATTTGAGAGGTTTGGGACCCCACCTGTTCCATGTGTTTACCTTCAGTTCCTCCCATGCCCACAGCAGAAGTAAAGCTTATGCACTGTTGTTATTTTTGGCACAGAAGTTACAGgcatttttaaatgacatttaatgtctcccattaaaataaaataaactttgggGTTATTGGTGGTAGACTTTTGAGAGGTGATATAACAAAACCTGCCTGTTGTATGTCAGTCTTGCCCAGAAAATTGTGTCTTTAGCTAAATGTTAGTGAATGGACCTTTCTCTTCCTACCCACCTAGGGTGAAGGCAAAAGAGGGGGAATTGTTTTAATTCAGAATTTTTGAACCAGCAACAGGGCATTGAATCTTTCTCCACCTGCTGCTTttgacagatagatatatagatatatatacaccaCAACATTCCGATCCTTCACCCTCCAGATTTCTGGTTCTTTCTTGAATTTCATGTAGAAATTGTATATTTGTCTGCACCGTGTACCACAGCTTTTGCTAGCATTTGATTGGTTGGGGATCATTGAGGTAATTTTTGTGGATGGAGCTGGGAAAATTTGCCACAGACCATGGCATATGAGGACTCTTGAAGGTTATTACTACAGGCTGTTTCTAATAGATTCTCCAGATTCAGCTGGCTCTTCGTGCCCAGCTATGGAAAAGAGAgtttagaaaaatgttttctgaGCATATAAAGATAATCTATCCCCAAAACTAAGAAAAAGATAGATTAAAATGAGCCATGTCACTGCTGTGTCCTTCTCTTGAGCCATAATCGGTTATAGCAGTTAGGgattttttatgttttgattCTTGCTATAAAACCAACAAGAACTGAAGATAGTCTCTTTATCCTTTTGACTCAAAAAAGGCTTAAAGAATTAATCTTGACACCAAGGTTTCTGCTATAAAACAAAggagctggattagatgacccctaAGGGTCCCTTTCCAACCCTAAATCTAGAGGCTGGAACCTGTTCTATTTGTAGCATACAAGAGAATTTCTGACCCAGAAGAGGCTTTAAACCAACCCCAAGTGTCAGATATTCAGGATTCATTacttttcattcttgtctttgagcTGGTGTTTATAGTCTTATTCCCTTTGGTAAAGATCCAGGAGACGCTGTGTGCATAGCTTGTTAATAGAATGACTGTATTTAGGCTAGCAGCTGTGGGAGGGGCATTAACATAGAAAAATCTAAAAGGGCTAGGAAAACGTGCCGAAATTGTGAAGTATTTCAGCCACTAGAAGATGCTTGTGGTCCTTAAATGAGGGAAGAAGCTGAATTAGAAATCCCAAAGCTGTTAGTTTGGGAAATACCATGTATCTCCAAAATATCCCTTGCTAACActggcagagagaggagagaaaaggaggaagagagacctCATTTTTTCCTTATTGTTTGATATATTCATCATAGGGGCTCTATGCATTTTaagagtcatttaaaaaaaattttagattaCTTCTGTAATAACAGAATGGCCACATAAATTCCAGAGGTGAAAGGGGTCTAGAAATGATCTAATCCAGTCTCCTTATTTTGAGGTAGAGGTGGGGCTAAAAGGTGGGAAGGAGTGGAATAGGATTAGACTGTCGTGGGAACAGTGTGCTCACAGCAAGGTTTAAAGTTAGTCATACTTGCCCAGGAAGCAAGAGTAAGGAATACATGATGAAAAAACaaggtgagaaaggagaaagtcTGGAAGGGTTAAGAGCTTTTGCTGTGATCACGTCAAACTTGAGGAAGTTGTTGTGTTAGGAGGGCCTTCCTTCCTGTTGTCCTTCATGGTGCTTTCTGCAGAAGGCACGAGGTTTGGAGAGGCCCCAGAACACCCAcagttttcttcattctgttGCAAACTCCTCGAGAAGAATAATGTGTCTCTGTCTTCTGGAGCGTGATGTTGCCTATGTCCCTGTTCCGTTGTACTGCATTAAATGCTTATGGGCTCTCTTGTCTCTTTCCTCCTGACAGGTGTTGTGTCTGTCTGTTTTGAGGGGGACAGCGATGGCTACATTAACCTGGTGGCTTATCCTTATGTGGAAAGTGAGGCTCTGGAGCAGGATGACCCACCAGAGCGTGAACAGCCCCGACGCAAGCATTCTCGCCGAAGCCTTCACCGCTCAGGCAGTGGCAGCGACCACAAAGATGAACGGGCGGGGCTGGTCCCAGAGAGCTCTGATAGGTAACAGGATGCAGAAGTAGGGGAGCCTGGGCCAGCATGGTCACTGGAAAAATGGCTGGCGGCTGTTGCATTGTCTCTGACACCATAGTGATGGGCAGAACACAAGAGGCATGAAGATAAACTCTGAGCTTCTTGTAAAAGGGGGGCCAGAAccaaaagcttttaacaaaaagTGAAATCCAGCTTATGGAAATGGGGTCTTTGGAATGGGGTCCATCCTCTGCGTGAAGAGTGAGGGCCGGAAGGCCAGGCTCAGCTCCTAGGAAATTGAGAGCTGCCCCTGAGTTAGAatgggaggtagtgagttcccttcACTCCTGATCTTGTAAATGTGACAGCAGAAGAACAGCTCTCAGAGTGGAGCTTGATGTTGAGGGACAGCTCTGAGGCTCATGGCTTCTGTGCCTGGGTGTCAGTGTTCAGGCTCGGGTGGACCTTGCCCATGACTCTTGTGCTGTTTCCTCCCCCAGCGGCTCACAGGAGTTGAAGAGCCCTAAGGTGGAGCTGCACATCCACTCGGATGTCCCCTTCCAGATGCTCGATGGGAACAGCGGCCTGAGCTCAGAGAAAATCAGCTACAACCCCTGGAGCTTGCGCTGCCACAAGCAGCAGCTGAGCCGCATGCGCTCCGAGTCCAAGGACAGGAAGCTCTACAGTATCCTCCAGAGTGGGCAGGGGGAGGTGTGTGCTGCTCCTTCTGGGCAGTCCCACAGGGCCGGGTTACGTGCCTTACCTCTTCTCTCATGCCTTCAGTTCCCTCACAGTGTATCAGTGTGTACAGAACAGTGTGCGTTCTCACTCTTGTATTTGTGTCTCCTTGCATTACTTTCCTTCCTCGGCCCTGTGATGACCAACATACCCTTTTTGTCCTTTTAATGCCAAGGTAGCAGAATTTGAAACCTAATTTTTAGTGCTTTTTCCTGTCGTCAATGCTGTACAGTTAGCATAGTGTTTTGAGAGGCCAGTAGTGCAGGGGCCATGTAACAGACTGGCAACATCCCTTTGGCTGACACGGACTCCCAAGTCCATGGTTCACTCTCATTTGCTCCTCTGCCTTCCGTGCAGACAGGTGGAGATCTGAAAACTTAGGTTTCATCGTGAACCAGCAGTTACTGCTTCTAATTACATGCCATTTGGGGCAATACATATATGAAGGTACGTGAGTCTTGTTAGAAAACGTGCCAGTCGATCCTAatagtatgtgaatataatagTGTTTAGTCTTGTAGGGTACCAGATGTTACTGTAAAGAATGTGTAGGCTTAAATAGAAATGTGCTGCCTTGTGCCTCATTGGCCAGGGCTTAGAATCAGAATGTTggactttgaattccagctctctAGTGTCATTTTCTGTGTGATTGGGCTGggtccttttttctctttaagcCTTAGTTCCTCATGTATAAGAGGAGATAATTAGACATAGAACAGGCTTGCCCcttctgtgcgtgtgtgtgcgcttgtgtgcatgcacacatttAGCCCAGTCCTCTCCCCTGATAGCACTGACTGCCCCCAAGGTGCTGCAGGTGATGAAAGTGTGGCCCAGGCAGGGAGAAAAGAGCCATTTCTTCAGCAGCCATTCGGGGGTCTAAGGatgcagggagggagggacacaGTAGGAAAGATGTCTGCCATGGCCCCTGATGACCAGCAACTGTGGGAATGCCCCTGTAGGCCTGGGTCATACCACTTGTAGTTGTGTCACAGAGACTCCACTGAAGCTGTGAACATCCTAGGAAAGAGGGTTGGAAGGGCTGGGCCTGGATGGGCCAGAGCACAGGTGTGTGTTTGCCATGGGTTGGGAACAAGCTTGTGTTTCTGAGGGGACCTTGGCACTACCCCTACCAACCCCCACCTCAAATTAAGGGACTCGAATTAGATCATTTCTAAAGGGCCTTTTCATCTCTGAAATATATGTGGGCATTAGGTTATTACAGAATGACTGCTAAAATGCACGGGGTCCCTGTTATGAATATGTCAAACAGTAAGTAGGAATGACTGTAGGAAAATTTGAATAAATTTAGTCTTAGAGATCAAAGATCAAGGGATCCACTCCAATCCAGTGAGCATTTACTGAGCACATACTGTGTACGgaacactgtactaagtactgaggCTACAaggacaaaatttaaaacaaaggtATCAACCCACAAGGTGGGGATTAACCAAGTGGGTCAGAGGCAGAAGGGGCCTTGGAGGCTCACTCTGAAAGAGGAAGCATGACCTGGCTGCAGAAGTTGAGATAGGTGACCCTTCTGAACCCACAGCCCCACCCTGGCCCTGCTCCTGGAGGGCAGGTGCACAGTCTCCTTGACTTGAGTCTCTAGAGTTCCTCTTGCTGGAGAATGTGGTTCATCACTTCAAGTTCCCCTGTGTGTTAGATCTGAAGATGGGGACCAGGCAGCATGGCGATGATGCCTCCGAGGAGAAGGCTGCCCGGCAGATGAAGAAGTGTGAGCAGAGCACCTCTGCCACGCTGGGCGTCCGAGTCTGTGGAATGCAGGTACAGGCCCCGGCGTGGCCGTCGGGGCTGCTACTGgggacaagccccaggaggggctgCCGCTAGTGTCAGGGCTCCCTCTGCTGGTGGATGCTTTGGCTTGTGAGCCTAAGTGCTGTAGGTAAAGGCTCAGGGGTTGTGTACCCATGAGCCACCTTCAACCTGCCCCTTCCCACTTTGGGTCCTGTGCAGGCCAGGCCTTCAGGAGTGTGACGGTCACAGAGTCATCTCT from Notamacropus eugenii isolate mMacEug1 chromosome 1, mMacEug1.pri_v2, whole genome shotgun sequence includes these protein-coding regions:
- the IP6K1 gene encoding inositol hexakisphosphate kinase 1, whose translation is MCVCQTMEVGKYGKNASRAGNRGVLLEPFIHQVGGHSSMMRYDDHTVCKPLISREQRFYESLPPEMKEFTPEYKGVVSVCFEGDSDGYINLVAYPYVESEALEQDDPPEREQPRRKHSRRSLHRSGSGSDHKDERAGLVPESSDSGSQELKSPKVELHIHSDVPFQMLDGNSGLSSEKISYNPWSLRCHKQQLSRMRSESKDRKLYKFLLLENVVHHFKFPCVLDLKMGTRQHGDDASEEKAARQMKKCEQSTSATLGVRVCGMQVFQLDTGHYLCRNKYYGRGLSIEGFRNALYQYLHNGLDLRRDLFEPILSKLQGLKSVLERQASYRFYSSSLLIIYDGKECRAETFLERRADTRLKNVDSGLPETMPDGTSPSTSPETSPSATPKVDVRMIDFAHSTFKGFRDDPTVHDGPDKGYMFGLDSLITIMEQMREENQ